One Heptranchias perlo isolate sHepPer1 chromosome 31, sHepPer1.hap1, whole genome shotgun sequence DNA segment encodes these proteins:
- the cfap144 gene encoding protein FAM183A — protein sequence MDTAQQIAIERETIRKELRSQKLYTHFNINPNTKFHCITGKPNVRDRDMEGEEDQNLGKILGRKFLEPRMKYTFPQTEAQEIGWMTTPLVTSDLTDRRLNFHHHSNEITKFMEYYWRQKEQSQEK from the exons ATGGACACGGCGCAGCAGATCGCAATTGAACGCGAAACGATCAGGAAAGAACTGCGGTCTCAGAAATTGTACACCCACTTCAACATCAACCCAAACACAAAGT TTCATTGTATAACAGGAAAACCTAATGTCCGGGACCGTGACATGGAAGGGGAAGAAGACC AGAATTTAGGAAAAATACTCGGGCGGAAGTTTTTGGAACCAAGGATGAAATATACATTCCCACAAACAGAAGCTCAGGAGATTGGCTGGATGACCACTCCACTG GTGACTTCAGATCTCACTGATCGGAGACTGAATTTTCATCACCATAGTAATGAAATTACGAAATTCATGGAATACTACTGGCGTCAAAAAGAGCAAAGTCAGGAAAAATAA